ACGCGGTGCTGCTGATCGTGGCCCTCCTGGACTCCACCCAGCTTCTCGATTACGCGTCCCTCGCGCGCGAGCTCTCGCTGGAGCCCTTTCTTGAGATCCACGAGGAGCGCGAGCTGGAGCGCGCGCTCCTGGTCCCCGGGGCTGGAATCGGCGTCAACAACCGGGACTTGCGCTCCCTGGAGATCCGCCAAGGCTGGGCCGAGCGGATCATCCCTAAGATTCCCGCCGACCGGCTCCGCGTGGCGGAGAGCGGATACCGCGAGCCTGCCGAGCTGGAGGCCCTGGGCCGCGCCGGGGCTGACGCGGTCCTGGTCGGGGAGAGCCTTCTCAGGTCGGAGTCCCCGGGGGAAGCGCTCCGCGCGCTCCTCGGAGGGAACGGGGCATCGAAGGGGGACCGAAAGGAATGAGAACTCGGATCAAGATCTGCGGCATCACCCGCGCCGAGGATGCGCGGATGGCCCTCGACGCCGGAGCGGATTATGTCGGCCTGGTCTTGACGAAGAGTCCCCGCCAGCTATCCCTCGAGCAGGCGAAGGCGATCCGCGCCGCTCTTCCGGCGGAGGCGGCCGTCGTCGGCGTGTTCGCCGAAGAGCGCCCGGATCAGGTGGCCCCGTTCGCGCGGGACCTCGCGCTTCACGCGGTCCAGGTAGCCGGGTGGCTCGACGCGAGCCCCGACATCTCGTGCGAGGTCTGGCACGTGCTCCGCGGCGCCGAGCTTCCGGACCCAGCGCAGCTCCCCATGATCCCACTGCGCACGTACCTTCTCGACGCCCATGACCGGACACTCGCGGGGGGTACCGGGAAGCGCTCGGACTGGGCCTGGGCCAAGCTCTGCGTCCAGCACGGCCGGCGCCTCTTCGTGGCGGGAGGTTTGAGCGCCGGGAACGTGGAGTCGCTGATCTTCCAGGTTCGGCCCTTTGGCGTGGACGCATCGAGCGGCCTCGAATCCGAGGTCGGGAAGAAGAGCCTGGAGAAGGTGCGGGCGTTCGTGGAGCGGATCCACGAAGCAGACCGGACCCGCCCGAAGAGCTCGTGAGCGCCGTGAAGCAGAGCGTCGCGCCTACGCCGGGGCGCTTTGGCGAGTTCGGCGGCGTCTACGTCCCGGAAACGCTGATGACGCCGGTGCTCGAGCTGGCCGCCGCCTACGAGGCGGCCCATCGCGATCCGGCGTTCGGGACCGAGCTGGAGCGCGAGCTCCGCGACTTCGCCGGCAGGCCGACACCCCTCCAGCCTGCCCCACGCTTCGCGGAGGCGTCGGGTCTCTCGCGCGTCTACCTGAAGCGGGAAGATCTCCTCCATACGGGCGCCCACAAGATCAACAACGCGATCGGCCAAGCGCTGCTCGCGCGCCGGATGGGGAAGTCCCGCGTGATCGCGGAAACGGGCGCGGGGCAGCACGGTGTCGCGACCGCGACCGTGTGCGCGCGCTACGGCCTCGAGTGCGTCGTGTACATGGGCGAGGTCGACATGGAGCGCCAGCGGCCCAACGTCGAGCGGATGAAGCTGCTGGGCGCCGAGGTGCGGGCCGTCGGCTCGGGGAGCCGCACCCTCAAGGACGCGATCAACGAGGCGATGCGGGACTGGTCGGCCAGCGTCCGCACCACGCACTATCTTCTGGGCTCCGTCCTCGGCCCGCATCCCTACCCGACCATGGTGCGTGATTTCCAGACCGTGATCGGACGCGAGGCCCGCGCTCAGATCGTGGAGCGTGAGAAGCGGCTGCCCGATCTACTCGTCGCCTGCGTCGGGGGCGGGAGCAACTCGATCGGGCTCTTCCACCCGTTCCTGGGGGACGAGAGCGTCGCGATGGTGGGTGTCGAAGCGGGTGGAGAGGGGATCGCGTCGCGACGCCACGCCGCGCGATTCGCCGAGCCCGCCACCGGCGTGCTGCATGGAACCCGCTCGCTCGTGCTTCAGGATTCGGCCGGGCAGGTGAGGGAGACCCACTCGATCTCGGCAGGGCTGGATTATCCAGCCGTGGGTCCCGAGCACGCCGCGCTCGCCGCCGCGGGCAGGGTGCGGTACGACTCGGTCACCGATGACGAGGCTCTGGACGCGTTCGATCTCCTCGCTCGTAGGGAAGGGATCCTCCCCGCGCTGGAATCGGCCCACGCGGTCGCGTACGTCGCGCGGGAGGGGAGGCGGGGCAAGATCGACCGGCAGGCGCTTCTGGTGATCAACCTCTCGGGCCGCGGCGACAAGGACCTTGGAGTCGTCGCGGAGGCCCGGTCGCGGCGGCGCTAGTGCCTCGCGTTCCGGGCGACCATGTGAATTCCCCAGCGGAAGGACGGCACCACAAGCTTCGGCCCAAGGAGCAATAGCTTCGCGGCGTTGAGGGCCATCCCGGCTTCGGGCTCGGTAAAGTCCATGGAGAGGGAATAGGCCGAGCTCGTCACCAAAAGCCCCGCCCTCTCCATGAACGCCGTCAATTCCCGCAGCACGTAGATCCGATTGTGCCCGTGACCGTGAATATCCTCATCGCCCACCTCCCAGGTCGGCCAATCCAGGATGGGCCGATTCAACAGGAGGAGGATGCGCTTTTGAAGAGACGCGAGATTGGGAGTTCCAAAGACAAGCGAGCCCCCGTCGGTGAGCATGCTCTTCAGCTTCGAGAAGATCCGCACCGGATTCGCCAGCAAATGCTCGAATACCTCCGTGAACACGATCACGTCGAATCGCTGCCCGCCGAAGGGCAGCGCCGGAGAGGTGATGTCGTGGGTCTCGAAGCCGATGTCATGGTCGGCGCACCGCTGCCGGAACCCGGAGGTGTAATCGATCGTGAAGATCCTGTGCGGCGTCAGCTTCTTCAGCAGAAACGTGAACTGCGTTGTCCCGATGTCGAGCAGGTCGCCCTGAGTCGGGCAAGCCATTGCCACGAGCCGGAAGATCTCCTGCAGCCGGCGATAGTGCCGCTCTGAGTAGCGGAGCTCGTAGTCCCTGCTGTCGTTCGTGAAGAAGGAGCCGTCGCCCGTCTCACGAGTAACGTTCCATAGCTCTTCCAGGGAGAAATCGCGGCGAGCAGGACCTTCGGACATAGTGGGGCATGGTGCTGGACGTTCCGGGCGTTGTACAGAGTGAAAACGGCGGGCGAACCGCTGGAACGCGTGGTAAAGTCCGTCCCCGACGATGCAGACCATTCCCGGCCCAGCGGTAGAAAGCCCCGCCCGATCCCGCGCGATCCTCGTCGTCCCGTGCTACAACGAGGAGCAGCGCCTGCGCGTGGATGAGTTCGCGGCGTTCTTCGCGGCCGTCCCTGATGTGGACGTGATCTTCGTGGACGACGGGAGCCGTGACCAGACGGCCGCCGTCATCCTCGCCTTCTGCGAGAAGTTTCCGGCTCGCGCCTGGCTGTTGCAGCTGCCGCGAAACGTGGGGAAAGCCGAGGCGGTCCGCCAAGGCTTCCTCGCCGCGCTCGCCAAGCCGGCCGACTTCATCGGCTTCTGGGACGCCGATCTCGCGACGCCGCTCGACGCGGTCCCCAGCTTCCTCGCCCAGTTCGTGGCGCGCCGCGAGCTGGAGATGGTGCTGGGCTCGCGCGTGCTGATGCTGGGCCGTGCCATCGAGCGCAATAAGCTGCGCCACTACGCGGGCCGATGCTTCGCGACGATCGTGTCGTGGATCCTGGACCTCCCGACGTACGACACGCAGTGCGGCGCCAAGCTCTTCCGGGTCACCCCGACCCTGGTCCACATCTTCGGATCTCCATTCCTGTCGCGATGGGTGTTCGACGTGGAGATCCTCGCCAGGCTCTCGGAGGAGCGCGCGCGTTCGGGGGGTCTTCCGTCCAAAGAGTGCGTCGCCGAGCTGCCGCTCCAGGCATGGCAGGATGTAAAAGGCTCAAAGATCGGCCCGTTCGAGATCTTCCGGGTCGTTCGCGACCTGTGGCGGATCCGACGATGGTACATGCAGGCACTGGACGAGGCCGAAGGCATACGGGAGGAATCCGCATCGTCTCCGGGCTCGAGCCAACCGACCCCTGGGGATGCCCCCGCGAAATCGGGCCCTGTGCTGACAACACCGTTCGTGCTCGCGGTCGTTCTTGTATGGGCCGTCGCGTCGCTCCGCCTCTTCTTCAGATCGGGGTCGGGCGAGCACGACACGTTCATGATGGCCGCCGGCGTTGTGCGCGGCGCCCAAACAGGGGACGTGATCAACCCGCTTTGCTATGACCCGGGCCTTCAGTTTCTCTTCTACTACCTCTTCCACTTGTTCACCGTGTCCTGGATTCCATCGGCGGCGAACGTGCTCGGGATCATGAATGTGGCCGGGGGCCTGTCAGGGCTCGCGACCCCATTCCTGCTCGCGATCGTGCTCACTCCGGCCATGCGCGACCCGGCCCGCGCCCGCCTGGCCGTGCTGCTGTTTCTCGTCGGTCCCCTCTACCTCTTCACCGTTTCGTATGGACACCCGTTCTCGGTGGCGCTGCTGGTCTTCCTTCTCTCCTGGGTCCTCCTGCGACCGCTCTTCGGCCTCTCCCAGAGCCGTCTCGGATGGGCCCGGATCGCGGCAGCTGCGGCGATCCAATCCGTCGCGCTCATGATTCGATTCGAGCAGGTCGCCGTCTTCGCGGTGTTGATGCTCGGCGTGGCGGCTCTGGGACGTGAGCGCGTCTGGCGGAGATTGGCGATCTCGGGCGGCACCTTCGCCGCGGCGGTGACCGCGTGGCTCGTGGTCCGGAATCTCCTTGTACCCCACGGCAAGTCGTTCGCAAGCAAGGTCCCCGTTCTGCTCAGCGCGCTTCATCCCGCGCAGGCAAGGTGGGGCACGGTCCACTTACTTTCCGAGGTGGGCTTGCCGCTCCTGGCCGGCGGCGCGTGGATCGCGTTCGACGCGGCCCGCAGACGGAAATTCGGGCTCCTCCTTCTGGGCTTGGCCGGCGTTCTGCCGACCATCGCCATCTACCTCGGAAACCCAAGCCCGCCGAGGCATTTCTACGTCGCGGCGCTCGGGCTCGCGTGCCTGATCGCGGCCGGCATCTCCAGCCGGCGGATCACGCGCTGGAATGTGGCGCTTCCCGTCATCCTGGCCGGGAACCTCGTGCTCCCATGGGCGCTGATGGCCGTGGATGGGAGGACCTATCCGGATCGCGCGATGGTCACCTACAACGTCCTCGAGCGCACGGAGAGGGACAAGGCGCAGATCCGAGCCGCGTTTCCGTTCTACGCCCGCCTCATGGAGCAGGCGCACGGCCGGACAGTCGTGGTCTTTGGGAGCTGGATCCACGTCGCGGAGCTCATGTCGGGCCTTGTCGATGTTCCGGGCACCACCATCGGACGGGCTTCGATCTCCGGTGTGAAGTCCGCGCTGGAGATGCGCGGGCTCGGCATGGACGTGTACGCGGTCGAGACCTACGATCCCGCTTACGTGGAGGCCGCCGAGAAGGAACTGCGAAAGACGAACCCGGACGTCATGATCGTTTCCCTCGTCGAGGGTGGTCCCAGGATCAACGATCTGCACCTGACGATTCCCTCCGAGGTCTACTGGTGGGGGGCGTAGCAGGATGGCCCTGCCGCGCGTGTGATCTCCGCGCCCGAAGCGCTCAAGCGTCTCCGCGAAGGGAACCGCCGATTCGCGTCCGAAGCCGGCAGCGCGCGCGAGGTCGCGACGCCGGCGCGCCGGCGCGAGCTCGCCGCGGGCCAAGAGCCCTTCGCGATCATTCTCGGGTGCTCCGACTCGCGAGTGCCGGCCGAGATGGTCTTCGATCAAGGACTCGGCGAGCTCTTCGTGATCCGGGTCGCCGGCAATATCGTCGCGCCTTCGCAGGTCGGGAGCGTCGAGTTCGCCGCGGAGCGGTTCGGCACGCTGCTGTCGGTGGTTCTGGGCCACTCGAAGTGCGGCGCCATTCAGGCGACGCTCGAGGAGCTGATGCGCCCTCGCGAAGCCCAATCGCGAAATCTGCAGTCGATCGTCGACCGCATCCGGCCGTCCGTGGAGCCGCTGCTCGCGACCCACCTGCGCCACGAGCACGACGCTCTGGTGGAGGAGGCCGTTCGGGCCAACATCCGCCGGTCCGCGAGCCAGCTCCGCCACGGTTCCGAGATTCTCGACCACCTCGTTCGGAACGACGGATTCGTGGTGGTGGGGGCGGAGTATTCACTGGACACCGGGATCGTCGACTTCTTCGACGGCGCGCCGGGGGACTAGGGCGCGGCTCCCGGGCCTTTCCAGACCGGGCTCGACTCTGTAGAATGATCCGTTCTTGCGCCCGTAGCTCAGCTGGATAGAGCGTCTGCCTCCGGAGCAGAAGGCCAGGGGTTCGAATCCCTTCGGGCGCACCAACTCAAACATGGCCGATTCCCCGAGTTCGTTCCGCTGGACCGAGCGGCGTATGGCGCGCCTCGCCACAATGCTGATCAGCGGCGCGGTCGTGGTGGCTGATCTTCTTCTCCTGTTCGTCTTCGTACGGTCCGCTTCCACCCTCCCTGGGGGCTGGAAGGCCTACTGGTATATCCCCGCGGCGATCGCCGGCGTATTCCTCTTCGCCCTGTATCGCTTCCGCCGTCAGCTCTTCCTTTTCCT
Above is a window of Candidatus Eisenbacteria bacterium DNA encoding:
- the trpB gene encoding tryptophan synthase subunit beta, giving the protein MTPVLELAAAYEAAHRDPAFGTELERELRDFAGRPTPLQPAPRFAEASGLSRVYLKREDLLHTGAHKINNAIGQALLARRMGKSRVIAETGAGQHGVATATVCARYGLECVVYMGEVDMERQRPNVERMKLLGAEVRAVGSGSRTLKDAINEAMRDWSASVRTTHYLLGSVLGPHPYPTMVRDFQTVIGREARAQIVEREKRLPDLLVACVGGGSNSIGLFHPFLGDESVAMVGVEAGGEGIASRRHAARFAEPATGVLHGTRSLVLQDSAGQVRETHSISAGLDYPAVGPEHAALAAAGRVRYDSVTDDEALDAFDLLARREGILPALESAHAVAYVAREGRRGKIDRQALLVINLSGRGDKDLGVVAEARSRRR
- a CDS encoding phosphoribosylanthranilate isomerase, translated to MRTRIKICGITRAEDARMALDAGADYVGLVLTKSPRQLSLEQAKAIRAALPAEAAVVGVFAEERPDQVAPFARDLALHAVQVAGWLDASPDISCEVWHVLRGAELPDPAQLPMIPLRTYLLDAHDRTLAGGTGKRSDWAWAKLCVQHGRRLFVAGGLSAGNVESLIFQVRPFGVDASSGLESEVGKKSLEKVRAFVERIHEADRTRPKSS
- a CDS encoding class I SAM-dependent methyltransferase encodes the protein MVCIVGDGLYHAFQRFARRFHSVQRPERPAPCPTMSEGPARRDFSLEELWNVTRETGDGSFFTNDSRDYELRYSERHYRRLQEIFRLVAMACPTQGDLLDIGTTQFTFLLKKLTPHRIFTIDYTSGFRQRCADHDIGFETHDITSPALPFGGQRFDVIVFTEVFEHLLANPVRIFSKLKSMLTDGGSLVFGTPNLASLQKRILLLLNRPILDWPTWEVGDEDIHGHGHNRIYVLRELTAFMERAGLLVTSSAYSLSMDFTEPEAGMALNAAKLLLLGPKLVVPSFRWGIHMVARNARH
- a CDS encoding carbonic anhydrase, which translates into the protein MISAPEALKRLREGNRRFASEAGSAREVATPARRRELAAGQEPFAIILGCSDSRVPAEMVFDQGLGELFVIRVAGNIVAPSQVGSVEFAAERFGTLLSVVLGHSKCGAIQATLEELMRPREAQSRNLQSIVDRIRPSVEPLLATHLRHEHDALVEEAVRANIRRSASQLRHGSEILDHLVRNDGFVVVGAEYSLDTGIVDFFDGAPGD
- a CDS encoding glycosyltransferase: MQTIPGPAVESPARSRAILVVPCYNEEQRLRVDEFAAFFAAVPDVDVIFVDDGSRDQTAAVILAFCEKFPARAWLLQLPRNVGKAEAVRQGFLAALAKPADFIGFWDADLATPLDAVPSFLAQFVARRELEMVLGSRVLMLGRAIERNKLRHYAGRCFATIVSWILDLPTYDTQCGAKLFRVTPTLVHIFGSPFLSRWVFDVEILARLSEERARSGGLPSKECVAELPLQAWQDVKGSKIGPFEIFRVVRDLWRIRRWYMQALDEAEGIREESASSPGSSQPTPGDAPAKSGPVLTTPFVLAVVLVWAVASLRLFFRSGSGEHDTFMMAAGVVRGAQTGDVINPLCYDPGLQFLFYYLFHLFTVSWIPSAANVLGIMNVAGGLSGLATPFLLAIVLTPAMRDPARARLAVLLFLVGPLYLFTVSYGHPFSVALLVFLLSWVLLRPLFGLSQSRLGWARIAAAAAIQSVALMIRFEQVAVFAVLMLGVAALGRERVWRRLAISGGTFAAAVTAWLVVRNLLVPHGKSFASKVPVLLSALHPAQARWGTVHLLSEVGLPLLAGGAWIAFDAARRRKFGLLLLGLAGVLPTIAIYLGNPSPPRHFYVAALGLACLIAAGISSRRITRWNVALPVILAGNLVLPWALMAVDGRTYPDRAMVTYNVLERTERDKAQIRAAFPFYARLMEQAHGRTVVVFGSWIHVAELMSGLVDVPGTTIGRASISGVKSALEMRGLGMDVYAVETYDPAYVEAAEKELRKTNPDVMIVSLVEGGPRINDLHLTIPSEVYWWGA